TCGAGCTCCTTCACCGACGCGTCGATGCGGGCGCGGGAGAACTCGTTGATGTCCAGGCCCTGGACGATCTCGTACTTGCCGTCCTTGGTGGTGACGGGGAAGGAGGAGATCAGACCCTCCGGGACGCCGTAGGAGCCGTCCGACGGGATACCCATGGAGGTCCAGTCGCCCTCGGCGGTGCCGTTCACCCACGTGTGGACGTGGTCGATCGCGGCGTTCGCGGCCGAGGCGGCCGAGGACGCGCCACGGGCCTCGATGATCGCGGCGCCGCGCTTGGCGACGGTCGGGATGAAGGCGTCGGCCAGCCACTGCTCGTCGCCGCCGATGGCCTCGATGGCCGGCTTGCCCGCGACGGACGCCTGGAAGATGTCCGGGTACTGGGTGGCGGAGTGGTTGCCCCAGATGGTGAGGCGCTTGATGTCCGCGACCGTCGTGCCGGTCTTCTTCGCGAGCTGCGTGAGCGCGCGGTTGTGGTCCAGGCGCGTCATGGCCGTGAAGCGCTCGGCCGGTACGTCCGGGGCGGCGGCCTGCGCGATGAGCGCGTTCGTGTTGGCCGGGTTGCCGACGACGAGGACCTTGATGTCGTCCGCGGCGTTGTCGTTGATCGCCTTGCCCTGCGGCTTGAAGATGCCGCCGTTGGCGGAGAGCAGGTCGCCGCGCTCCATGCCCTTGGTGCGGGGGCGGGCGCCGACGAGGAGGGCGACGTTGGCGCCGTCGAACGCGACGTTCGGGTCGTCCGAGATCTCGATGTTCTGCAGCAGCGGGAAGGCGCAGTCGTCGAGCTCCATGGCGGTGCCCTCGGCGGCCTTGAGCGCCGGGGTGATCTCCAGGAGGCGCAGGTTGACCGGCACGTCCGCGCCGAGCAGCTGGCCGGAGGCGATGCGGAAGAGCAGTGCGTAGCCGATCTGGCCGGCTGCGCCGGTGACGGTGACGTTCACGGGAGTGCGGGTCATGGCGTTCTCCGTATGACAGCAGGGCTTTTTTTGATCGATCTCTCGGCATCAAGAGATCCGCCCGTCAGGCTATCGCGCCCCGGACCCCCCGCACCTCCGGGTGCATGTGGCCCGCCCCACAGAACACCCGCTCCCCTCGACCGGAACAGGTGACGCGGAGCGAGAGGTGACGCAACGGCAGGCGGCCGCCTGCTCGGGAGAGGTGGGCAGACGGCCGCCTGTGGGGGGTGCCACTTGGTGACTACTCCCGTGGGGGTACTGCTCCGCCTGCCCCGGTCCGGGGCAGGCATGCCCCCATCTCGCAATGAATTCCGCGGCACCTCCGCCACGGTCCCGCGCTGCGCCCGTCCCTACTGCGTGCAGCCCTGCCGGCCCGCCTTCAGCGTCGCGCAGGCCTTCGCCTCGCTCGCCTTCGTGACGGCCACCATCGGGGTGTACGCGTCGAAGTCCGCGTTGACCGTGCCCTTCTGCACACCGGTGGTGCCGGCCTGCTGGATCCGGACCTCGTCGCCCGGCGCCGCCTGCGTGATACGCGCCCACGCGGCCCCGCACGTCTTGCTGTAGCGGACCTCGATCTTGGCCTGGCCGACGAGCACGGAGTCCGTGGTCCGCGCGAACTCGCCGCCGCAGCCCATCGCCTCGGGGTCCTTGCCGGTGCAGTCCTTGCCGCTGCACTCAACTCCCGCGGGCAGTTCGGGGGCGCTGCTGGTCGGCGTCGCCTCCGGCTTCGCGTCCTCGTCCTTGCCGCCCTTGCCCGCGTCCGTGAGGTACACGGCCGCGGCGATGACGACGA
The DNA window shown above is from Streptomyces sp. NBC_01445 and carries:
- a CDS encoding malate dehydrogenase, translating into MTRTPVNVTVTGAAGQIGYALLFRIASGQLLGADVPVNLRLLEITPALKAAEGTAMELDDCAFPLLQNIEISDDPNVAFDGANVALLVGARPRTKGMERGDLLSANGGIFKPQGKAINDNAADDIKVLVVGNPANTNALIAQAAAPDVPAERFTAMTRLDHNRALTQLAKKTGTTVADIKRLTIWGNHSATQYPDIFQASVAGKPAIEAIGGDEQWLADAFIPTVAKRGAAIIEARGASSAASAANAAIDHVHTWVNGTAEGDWTSMGIPSDGSYGVPEGLISSFPVTTKDGKYEIVQGLDINEFSRARIDASVKELEEERAAVRELGLI